TCCTTTAACGGCTAAAAATTCCTTGATTACTGAAGATTATATGAAAAAGCTATGGATAAAGCTTATCTTTTTCACGGGCAATTGCTGTTGAAATAGTACTGTTTCATCTTATCCTTTTATCAATTTTTACGAAAATATAATATCAAATCAAGTGACAGAATTACCATTATTCCAAACATTCAGACACAAAAGTTTTTGAATCGACAATAAATGGTTAAATTCCATGACCCAAATATCTTTATAATTTGTAGAAGATAAGACTCTCTTTCTAGCATATGTTCATGTCTTAAGCGAAAAACAGTTGTCTCATTCAAAAGCGCAGTATTTGAAAGTAAATTGCGGCAGATGAAAAATGGTCTTCGATTGATATAGTCGAAGACCGAAATGGGCAAATAATTTCAATTTATATTTGCTCACTGTGCTCAAAATTATCTGCCCAATGAAAATATTCATTCCAACTGCTTCAAACCTTTATTGGCGGCAAAGTCTTTCCTGTTTCGAGAAAGCTCTTTAATCTTTAAGTTGCTTAGAACAGCCGGCCATCCGTTATTATATCCCTCAAATGTATCGTTATCGTCCACAAAATCCGTCTCCAATAGATTTTCGTGCTTGAGTGTTAACTTTACGCTCGACTCCAAAGGCTGAAGCTCAAAAGTAACTCTTGTGGGACTTTCACGAGGTGTGTCATCTCCCACATATGTCCAAGTAAAGGAAAGCAGGCGTGGATGTTCACA
This window of the Bacillus gobiensis genome carries:
- a CDS encoding SRPBCC family protein, whose protein sequence is MTKPKFVYVTYIATTPEKLWEALTDGGFTQKYFFGTRVESEWKEGADVNYYRNGKISDYGKVLTCEHPRLLSFTWTYVGDDTPRESPTRVTFELQPLESSVKLTLKHENLLETDFVDDNDTFEGYNNGWPAVLSNLKIKELSRNRKDFAANKGLKQLE